One segment of Cololabis saira isolate AMF1-May2022 chromosome 9, fColSai1.1, whole genome shotgun sequence DNA contains the following:
- the slc39a14 gene encoding metal cation symporter ZIP14 isoform X1, giving the protein MLVWSAHGRASKTAPPRCLRPLLLLSLAALLCPVGRAAGQEESRTQSAAQVLQDLLARYGDNSTITVPQLRSLLAVLSKGQGEGEGEGDADGDGGGGDAPVMTTTTPPKANGSKCLPADTLALYSMGEQSRLDGPGLQQLCPTMLQQLDAGTCKAQKVEEPKGETSPRPSDAEVWGYGILCVTLISLCSLIGASVVPFMKKTFYKRLLLYFIALAIGTLYSNALFQLIPEAFGFDPLVDFYVSKSAVVFGGFYLFFFTEKILKVLLKQKPAGQGHSHYSAADQYSTPDTDVEEGEKEKLQQNGEAGTLPRAKVDAGEGELMLSPEQTPQDSQDSGGGSGRHGGGCYWLKGTTYSNIGTLAWMITLSDGLHNFIDGLAIGASFTASVFQGVSTSVAILCEEFPHELGDFVILLNAGMSIQQALFFNFLSACCCYLGMGFGILAGNSFSPNWIFALAGGMFLYIALADMFPEMNEVSREEEDAGGSRFLITFAIQNAGLLTGFSIMLLLTMYSGQIQLA; this is encoded by the exons ATGCTCGTCTGGTCCGCTCATGGCCGTGCCAGTAAGACCGCCCCCCCGCGCTGCCTCCGGCCCCTGCTCCTCCTGTCCCTGGCCGCGCTCCTCTGCCCCGTCGGCCGGGCGGCGGGTCAAGAGGAGAGTCGGACGCAGTCGGCTGCCCAGGTGCTTCAGGACCTGCTGGCCCGCTATGGCGACAACAGCACCATCACGGTGCCTCAGCTCCGCTCTCTCCTCGCTGTCCTGAGCAAAGGTCAGGgcgaaggtgaaggtgaaggtgacgCTGACGGCGACGGCGGCGGTGGCGATGCGCCAGTGATGActacgaccacgcctcccaaaGCCAACGGCTCCAAG TGCCTGCCGGCGGACACGCTGGCCCTCTACAGCATGGGCGAGCAGTCGCGGCTGGACGGGCCgggcctgcagcagctgtgcccCACCATGCTGCAGCAGCTGGACGCCGGGACCTGCAAGGCGCAGAAGGTTGAGGAGCCGAAGGGCGAGACCTCCCCCAGGCCCTCGGACGCTGAAG TGTGGGGTTATGGGATCCTGTGTGTGACACTGATCTCGCTCTGTTCGCTGATCGGGGCGAGCGTGGTGCCCTTCATGAAGAAAACCTTTTACAAGCGACTGCTGCTCTACTTCATAGCCCTGGCCATCGGCACGCTCTACTCCAACGCCCTCTTCCAACTCATCCCAGAG GCCTTCGGTTTTGACCCGCTGGTGGACTTCTACGTGTCCAAGTCCGCGGTGGTGTTCGGCGGCTTCTACCTCTTCTTCTTCACTGAGAAGATCCTGAAGGTCCTCCTCAAGCAGAAGCCTGCG GGCCAAGGCCACAGCCATTACTCCGCTGCCGATCAATACTCCACACCGGACACGGACGTGGAAGAGGGGGagaaggagaagctgcagcagaacGGAGAAGCTGGCACTCTGCCTCGGGCCAAAGTGGACGCTGGGGAGGGAGAGCTGATGCTCAGCCCGGAGCAGACGCCGCAG GACTCCCAGGACTCAGGCGGGGGTTCCGGCAGGCACGGCGGCGGCTGCTACTGGCTCAAGGGCACCACCTACTCCAACATCGGCACGCTGGCCTGGATGATCACGCTGAGTGACGGTCTGCATAACTTCATCGACGGCCTGGCTATCGGCGCCTCCTTCACCGCCTCCGTCTTCCAGGGCGTCAGCACCTCCGTGGCCATCCTGTGTGAGGAGTTCCCTCACGAGCTGG GAGATTTTGTGATTCTGCTCAACGCCGGCATGAGCATACAGCAGGCGCTGTTCTTCAACTTCCTGTCCGCCTGCTGTTGCTACCTGGGCATGGGATTCGGCATCCTGGCGGGCAACAGCTTCTCCCCCAACTGGATCTTTGCTCTGGCGGGGGGGATGTTCCTCTACATCGCTCTGGCAGATATG TTTCCAGAGATGAATGAAGTCAGCCGAGAGGAGGAGGACGCCGGCGGCAGCAGGTTCCTCATCACCTTCGCCATCCAGAATGCTGGGCTCCTGACGGGCTTCTCCATCATGCTTCTCCTCACCATGTACTCGGGACAAATACAGCTGGCGTAG
- the slc39a14 gene encoding metal cation symporter ZIP14 isoform X2, with amino-acid sequence MLVWSAHGRASKTAPPRCLRPLLLLSLAALLCPVGRAAGQEESRTQSAAQVLQDLLARYGDNSTITVPQLRSLLAVLSKGQGEGEGEGDADGDGGGGDAPVMTTTTPPKANGSKCLPADTLALYSMGEQSRLDGPGLQQLCPTMLQQLDAGTCKAQKVEEPKGETSPRPSDAEVWGFSLLSVTLISACSLTGVFIVPLMRTRCVKHVLSFFIALAVGTLSSTAILQLLPEAFGFDPLVDFYVSKSAVVFGGFYLFFFTEKILKVLLKQKPAGQGHSHYSAADQYSTPDTDVEEGEKEKLQQNGEAGTLPRAKVDAGEGELMLSPEQTPQDSQDSGGGSGRHGGGCYWLKGTTYSNIGTLAWMITLSDGLHNFIDGLAIGASFTASVFQGVSTSVAILCEEFPHELGDFVILLNAGMSIQQALFFNFLSACCCYLGMGFGILAGNSFSPNWIFALAGGMFLYIALADMFPEMNEVSREEEDAGGSRFLITFAIQNAGLLTGFSIMLLLTMYSGQIQLA; translated from the exons ATGCTCGTCTGGTCCGCTCATGGCCGTGCCAGTAAGACCGCCCCCCCGCGCTGCCTCCGGCCCCTGCTCCTCCTGTCCCTGGCCGCGCTCCTCTGCCCCGTCGGCCGGGCGGCGGGTCAAGAGGAGAGTCGGACGCAGTCGGCTGCCCAGGTGCTTCAGGACCTGCTGGCCCGCTATGGCGACAACAGCACCATCACGGTGCCTCAGCTCCGCTCTCTCCTCGCTGTCCTGAGCAAAGGTCAGGgcgaaggtgaaggtgaaggtgacgCTGACGGCGACGGCGGCGGTGGCGATGCGCCAGTGATGActacgaccacgcctcccaaaGCCAACGGCTCCAAG TGCCTGCCGGCGGACACGCTGGCCCTCTACAGCATGGGCGAGCAGTCGCGGCTGGACGGGCCgggcctgcagcagctgtgcccCACCATGCTGCAGCAGCTGGACGCCGGGACCTGCAAGGCGCAGAAGGTTGAGGAGCCGAAGGGCGAGACCTCCCCCAGGCCCTCGGACGCTGAAG TGTGGGGTTTTTCCCTCCTGAGCGTGACGCTGATCAGTGCCTGCTCCCTCACCGGGGTCTTCATCGTGCCGCTGATGAGGACGCGCTGCGTGAAACACGTGCTCTCCTTTTTCATCGCCCTCGCCGTCGGCACGCTGTCCTCCACTGCCATCCTGCAGCTCTTGCCCGAG GCCTTCGGTTTTGACCCGCTGGTGGACTTCTACGTGTCCAAGTCCGCGGTGGTGTTCGGCGGCTTCTACCTCTTCTTCTTCACTGAGAAGATCCTGAAGGTCCTCCTCAAGCAGAAGCCTGCG GGCCAAGGCCACAGCCATTACTCCGCTGCCGATCAATACTCCACACCGGACACGGACGTGGAAGAGGGGGagaaggagaagctgcagcagaacGGAGAAGCTGGCACTCTGCCTCGGGCCAAAGTGGACGCTGGGGAGGGAGAGCTGATGCTCAGCCCGGAGCAGACGCCGCAG GACTCCCAGGACTCAGGCGGGGGTTCCGGCAGGCACGGCGGCGGCTGCTACTGGCTCAAGGGCACCACCTACTCCAACATCGGCACGCTGGCCTGGATGATCACGCTGAGTGACGGTCTGCATAACTTCATCGACGGCCTGGCTATCGGCGCCTCCTTCACCGCCTCCGTCTTCCAGGGCGTCAGCACCTCCGTGGCCATCCTGTGTGAGGAGTTCCCTCACGAGCTGG GAGATTTTGTGATTCTGCTCAACGCCGGCATGAGCATACAGCAGGCGCTGTTCTTCAACTTCCTGTCCGCCTGCTGTTGCTACCTGGGCATGGGATTCGGCATCCTGGCGGGCAACAGCTTCTCCCCCAACTGGATCTTTGCTCTGGCGGGGGGGATGTTCCTCTACATCGCTCTGGCAGATATG TTTCCAGAGATGAATGAAGTCAGCCGAGAGGAGGAGGACGCCGGCGGCAGCAGGTTCCTCATCACCTTCGCCATCCAGAATGCTGGGCTCCTGACGGGCTTCTCCATCATGCTTCTCCTCACCATGTACTCGGGACAAATACAGCTGGCGTAG